A region from the Streptomyces sp. 3214.6 genome encodes:
- the aspA gene encoding aspartate ammonia-lyase — protein MTVAATRSEHDLLGDRDVPADAYWGVHTLRATENFPITGTPISAYPHLIDALAAVKEAAALANEELGLLASDKAAAIVAACREIRAGKLHDQFVVDVVQGGAGTSTNMNANEVVANRALELLGHAKGEYRYLHPNEDVNLGQSTNDVYPTAVKVATVFAVRGLLKAMAVLQDAFGRKAVEFRDVLKMGRTQLQDAVPMTLGQEFSAYAVMLDEDRSRLAEAVELIHEINLGATAIGTGLNAPAGYAESARRHLAEITGLPLVTAANLVEATQDCGAFVQMSGVLKRVAVKLSKSCNDLRLLSSGPRAGLGEINLPPVQAGSSIMPGKVNPVIPEVVNQVAFEVIGNDVTITMAAEAGQLQLNAFEPIILHSLSESITHLRAACLTLAERCVNGITANTEALRASVENSIGLVTALNPHIGYTAATDIAKEALVTGRGVAELVLEKGLLPAERLADLLRPEVLAGSGSPLV, from the coding sequence ATGACCGTCGCCGCCACCCGCAGTGAACACGATCTGCTCGGAGACCGGGACGTCCCCGCCGACGCGTACTGGGGTGTCCACACCCTGCGCGCCACGGAGAACTTCCCCATCACCGGGACGCCGATCTCCGCCTACCCCCACCTCATCGACGCCCTCGCCGCCGTCAAGGAGGCCGCCGCGCTCGCCAACGAGGAGCTCGGTCTGCTGGCGTCGGACAAGGCGGCCGCCATCGTCGCCGCCTGCCGTGAGATCCGGGCCGGGAAGCTGCACGACCAGTTCGTCGTCGACGTCGTGCAGGGCGGTGCCGGGACCTCGACCAACATGAACGCCAACGAGGTCGTCGCCAACCGCGCGCTGGAGCTGCTCGGCCACGCCAAGGGGGAGTACCGGTACCTGCACCCCAACGAGGACGTCAACCTCGGGCAGTCCACCAACGACGTGTACCCGACCGCCGTCAAGGTCGCGACCGTGTTCGCCGTGCGCGGGCTGCTCAAGGCGATGGCCGTGCTCCAGGACGCCTTCGGCCGCAAGGCCGTGGAGTTCCGGGACGTGCTGAAGATGGGCCGTACTCAACTCCAGGACGCGGTGCCGATGACCCTCGGCCAGGAGTTCTCGGCGTACGCCGTCATGCTCGACGAGGACCGCAGCCGCCTCGCCGAGGCCGTCGAGCTGATCCACGAGATCAACCTCGGCGCCACCGCCATCGGGACGGGACTCAACGCCCCGGCCGGATACGCCGAGTCGGCCCGTCGTCACCTCGCCGAGATCACCGGGCTGCCCCTCGTCACCGCCGCGAACCTCGTCGAAGCCACCCAGGACTGCGGTGCGTTCGTCCAGATGTCGGGTGTGCTCAAGCGCGTCGCCGTCAAGCTCTCCAAGAGCTGCAACGACCTGCGGCTGCTGTCCTCCGGGCCGCGCGCGGGCCTCGGCGAGATCAACCTGCCGCCGGTGCAGGCGGGTTCGTCGATCATGCCCGGCAAGGTCAACCCGGTGATCCCCGAGGTCGTCAACCAGGTCGCCTTCGAGGTGATCGGCAACGACGTCACCATCACCATGGCCGCCGAGGCGGGACAGCTCCAGCTCAACGCCTTCGAGCCGATCATCCTGCACTCCCTGTCGGAGTCCATCACCCACCTGCGCGCCGCCTGCCTCACCCTCGCCGAGCGCTGCGTGAACGGCATCACCGCCAACACCGAGGCGCTGCGCGCCAGCGTGGAGAACTCCATCGGCCTGGTCACCGCCCTCAACCCGCACATCGGGTACACGGCGGCCACCGACATCGCCAAGGAGGCCCTCGTCACCGGCCGCGGCGTCGCCGAACTCGTCCTGGAGAAGGGCCTGTTGCCCGCCGAGCGACTCGCCGATCTGCTGCGCCCCGAGGTCCTCGCCGGCAGCGGCTCGCCCCTCGTGTAA
- a CDS encoding glutaminase: MVIMTTTSSLPFQPVLERIAEEMERTPGRGRPADYIPALAARDPRSFGMAVAELDGTVYGVGDWREPFSTQSLTKVFTLALDLAREGDELWEHVGREPSGNPFNSLVQLEYENGIPRNPFINAGALVVTDRLQTRTGDACGELLDFLRAESGNPALDLDEAVAASESAHGDRNAALAHFMASYGNIDNDVPVLLDQYFRQCSLTASCADLALATGFLARHGVRADGSRLLTRSQAKQVNAVMLTCGTYDAAGDFAYRVGLPGKSGVGGGIIAVVPGRCTLCVWSPGLDERGNSVAGVAALDRFTTLTGLSVF, translated from the coding sequence ATGGTGATCATGACAACGACGTCGTCCCTGCCCTTCCAGCCGGTCCTGGAACGCATCGCCGAGGAGATGGAGCGCACCCCCGGCCGGGGGCGGCCCGCCGACTACATCCCGGCGCTCGCCGCCCGCGATCCGCGCAGCTTCGGCATGGCCGTCGCGGAACTGGACGGCACGGTGTACGGCGTGGGGGACTGGCGGGAGCCGTTCTCCACCCAGTCCCTCACCAAGGTCTTCACCCTCGCCCTCGACCTGGCCCGCGAGGGCGACGAACTCTGGGAGCACGTGGGCCGCGAACCCTCCGGCAACCCCTTCAACTCCCTGGTCCAGCTGGAGTACGAGAACGGCATCCCGCGCAACCCGTTCATCAACGCGGGCGCGCTCGTCGTCACCGACCGCCTCCAGACCCGTACCGGAGACGCCTGCGGCGAACTCCTGGATTTTCTGCGCGCCGAGAGCGGCAACCCGGCGCTCGACCTCGACGAGGCGGTCGCCGCCTCCGAGTCCGCGCACGGCGACCGCAACGCCGCCCTCGCCCATTTCATGGCGTCCTACGGCAACATCGACAACGATGTGCCGGTCCTCCTCGACCAGTACTTCCGTCAGTGCTCCCTCACCGCCTCCTGCGCCGACCTGGCCCTGGCCACCGGCTTCCTCGCCCGGCACGGCGTCCGCGCCGACGGCTCCCGGCTGCTCACCCGCAGCCAGGCCAAGCAGGTCAACGCGGTGATGCTGACCTGCGGGACGTACGACGCCGCCGGCGACTTCGCCTACCGCGTCGGACTGCCCGGCAAGAGCGGTGTGGGCGGCGGCATCATCGCCGTCGTGCCCGGCCGCTGCACGCTGTGCGTGTGGAGCCCGGGCCTGGACGAACGCGGCAACTCGGTGGCGGGCGTGGCCGCCCTGGACCGCTTCACGACCCTGACCGGACTGTCGGTGTTCTGA